The Poriferisphaera corsica DNA segment ACACCATTAGGACACTTTTTAGGACACGAAACTGTTCGAAGTGATTCGCAATACCCCGTACAACCACAAAAAAAACCCCGCTTTTGCGGGGCATTTCGAAGATCTGCGACCTAATTCTGAAGGTCAAATGGGCCTGGCAGGATTCGAACCTGCGACCTCACCCTTATCAGGGGTGCGCTCTAACCAGCTGAGCTACAAGCCCATCAGCCGGAATTTTCCGGCAGGCTGCGTAATTTAGGCGATAAGAACGTGTCAGTCAAGCGAGATTGACTGTATCTCCACCCCCAGTGGAAAACCCCCATACATCATTTTGCTTTAAGCTTGACCATTGCCTAAGTTGCGTCTTAATATCGCTTTTGCTTGTAGGCTACTATCATTGAGTATTTTTGTTCGTATGCAGGATTTGTACCATGGCCAGCTCTCCATTCAATTTAAAAGCTTTACTAGACGATCAAGCGGGCCATCCCCCATTAAATCTGATTGAGAAGCATATCAACCCTGCATATGCAAAAGTCTTAAAAGTACTGGGTTACGATATCCGGTACACAAAAGGCCAAGGCCCCTATCTATGGGATGAGCAGGGGAATAAATATCTAGACTGCTTGTCGGGATTCGGCGTTTTTGGTGTTGGGCGTAATCACCCAGACGTCCGTGACGCAATTAAGCAGGCCATGGACATGGACTTGCCCAATTTGCCAAAATTCGGCCCCTCGATGACCTCGGGGTTATTAGCAGAAAAGCTTATCGAGATCGCCCCAGACGGCCTTGATACGGTGTACTTCTGTAATTCCGGTGCAGAAGGGTGCGAGACCGCGATTAAGTACGCAAGGGCCGCTACAGGCAAAAACAGGATCATCTACTGCCAGAAGGCCTATCACGGCTTAACAATGGGCGCCTTATCAATCAATGGTGGCTTGGAGTTTCGAGATGGATTTGGAGCTTTACTTAACGAAACCACCCCAATCCCCTTCAATGACATTGAGGCCCTTGAGCAAGAAATTCTCTTAGGCGACGTCGCCGGCTTCATATTCGAGCCAATACAAGGCAAAGGCGTTCGAATCGCCAGCGAAGCATTTGTCACTGCAGCAGCTGAGCTATGCCGTAAGCACAATGTGGTCTTTATCGCAGATGAAGTTCAGACCGGCTACGGACGTACCGGCAGAATGTTTGCATGCGAGCACTTCAACATCCATCCAGACATCCTTGTCACCGCAAAAGCAATCTCAGGTGGATACGTGCCATTAGCTGCAGTATTGTCGAGACGATCAATCCATAATAAGGTTTTCTCCACGCTCGACCGATGCGTTGTCCACTCCACAACATTTGGACAGAACGATTTATCAATGGTAGCGGGATTAGCAACCTTGCATGTCTTAGAACAAGAGAAAGTTGTTGAAAATGCGGATCGAATGGGACAAAAAATCATCGCTGGCCTAACCGCACTCGTCCCCAAATATGATCTACTAAAAGAGGTTCGCGGCAAAGGCTTGATGATCGCCGTTGAGTTTGGAACCCCTAAATCACTCTCACTCAAAGTCGGTTGGCAATTGCTACATAAAGTTGATGGAGGATTATTCCCCCAAGCAATCCTGATCCCTCTACTTAAAGATCACCACATCCTCGCCCAGGTTGCCGGGCACAACATGGATATTATCAAACTCCTTCCATCACTAACGATCACCGAACAAGATGCTGACCATCTGATTAAAGCATTCGACGAGGTCATCGCTGCCTGCCATAGGTTCCCAGGGCCCGCGTGGGAAGTAGGCAAACGCCTCACGAAACAAGTTTTCAAACGCTCTAACAATGAGCAGCCACTAGCCCCAACAAAATAAAAAATAAGACACTCAATTGAGTGTCTTATTAATAACGACAATTTGTATTCAGTTATTAGTTCACAGTCCAAGCACCCGCTGAGGCAACGGCCGTGTGCATCTGAGGTATATAACTCAACCGCACTTCAGGCTTCACTTCCAACTCATCAATCATATCACTATGACCCAAGATAATATCCTCAACACGTTGCTGCACCTCACGGAATCGACGAGCAACACCCGCAATTCGAATTTGAATCTGTTCAAGACCCTGCGGACGATTTCGTTTATGCCACATTGCCGTAAACGCTGCATCCCACCGCTCTATCGCCTTAATAACGATTGCTGATTCAACGATCACTTCACGTAAAAGCGTGTCATCTCGCTCCTCATACGCCTTAACAAGCTTTTGCCTTAATCCGATTTTTTTAACAATTGCATCCGCAAGCAAACCCGCAACCTTAAGATCCCCTGCCCCATCACGAGCATCATCAAGCGAATTTAACCTCGAAGACAACCGACCATATTTACGCCTGATTTCTTCCCAAACATCTGGCCCGTTCACCAATTCGATCTGACGCCAATAAACACCCTGAAGCGGATCATCCCACAAAACCATATTCCCAAGCACAACCGATTCAACGCGCTTCGCCAATTCTTCTGCTGATGCAGCTTCCTCATCGGAATCAATATCTTGAAGATAAAATGCGCCAAGAATGCTCGCTTCTCTGGAAAGATTGTAATCCCCTTTGCATACCTTGCTAAACCGTTTAGCGAGCACCTCTTCATCCCCACCATCAGAATATATACTCTCTGCAACCGTTGCTAACCCTTCGAATGCAGAATCAATATCACACAGCGCACCGTCATCACCCCACATCGTGAAGGTAATTTCCTTCACGTTCTTCTCTTTACATGCTTTCACACATGGCAGCGCATTCTTATCTGTATTCGCATGACAATGCCACAACATCGGCCACGTCCATACGCCTGAAGCCATAATCGGCTCTTTACCGAGTTCACGATGCCGATCAATCCATTCAGCATAAAAATCCGCATCATCGTGATAATAATCCCAATAAACCAGCTCAGCTTCGA contains these protein-coding regions:
- a CDS encoding aspartate aminotransferase family protein, producing the protein MASSPFNLKALLDDQAGHPPLNLIEKHINPAYAKVLKVLGYDIRYTKGQGPYLWDEQGNKYLDCLSGFGVFGVGRNHPDVRDAIKQAMDMDLPNLPKFGPSMTSGLLAEKLIEIAPDGLDTVYFCNSGAEGCETAIKYARAATGKNRIIYCQKAYHGLTMGALSINGGLEFRDGFGALLNETTPIPFNDIEALEQEILLGDVAGFIFEPIQGKGVRIASEAFVTAAAELCRKHNVVFIADEVQTGYGRTGRMFACEHFNIHPDILVTAKAISGGYVPLAAVLSRRSIHNKVFSTLDRCVVHSTTFGQNDLSMVAGLATLHVLEQEKVVENADRMGQKIIAGLTALVPKYDLLKEVRGKGLMIAVEFGTPKSLSLKVGWQLLHKVDGGLFPQAILIPLLKDHHILAQVAGHNMDIIKLLPSLTITEQDADHLIKAFDEVIAACHRFPGPAWEVGKRLTKQVFKRSNNEQPLAPTK
- a CDS encoding beta-N-acetylhexosaminidase — translated: MPIVYHLEGQNDRLAGALKVLADDYSLVSHDDENKLGLVLKQDGSLGPLGYAISKEEKKLVLSYGGMTGALRGLGSVISFKDKADEQAEDTCFESVGIMLDCSRNAVPKRSHIEMWMRKLALLGYNQLMLYTEDTYELEGEPYFGYQRGGYTAEDIRDLDDYAYSLGIELVPCIQTLGHLHQMLKWSKYWDMKDTNAVMMVRNDRTYEIIEKMISLWSENVRSKRIHIGMDETHDLGLGRFLDQNGFENRFDLFNYHLDRVVQICNEKSLKPMIWSDMYFRLGSKKQDYYDREAIIPDEVKEKIPVEAELVYWDYYHDDADFYAEWIDRHRELGKEPIMASGVWTWPMLWHCHANTDKNALPCVKACKEKNVKEITFTMWGDDGALCDIDSAFEGLATVAESIYSDGGDEEVLAKRFSKVCKGDYNLSREASILGAFYLQDIDSDEEAASAEELAKRVESVVLGNMVLWDDPLQGVYWRQIELVNGPDVWEEIRRKYGRLSSRLNSLDDARDGAGDLKVAGLLADAIVKKIGLRQKLVKAYEERDDTLLREVIVESAIVIKAIERWDAAFTAMWHKRNRPQGLEQIQIRIAGVARRFREVQQRVEDIILGHSDMIDELEVKPEVRLSYIPQMHTAVASAGAWTVN